One stretch of Rosistilla oblonga DNA includes these proteins:
- a CDS encoding PSD1 and planctomycete cytochrome C domain-containing protein: MKHLPSIPFLLLLLCVLAGPANGTDTDRQAIKFFETSIRPLLAKHCYDCHGDAEQEGGLRLDHISFIETGGDSGPALVASEPDESLLIEAIRYDSGLEMPPDEKLADEEIELLERWVAMGAPWPKEAAAASSRDEFGFTEEDHKWWAVQPVADPAVPKTGDAWATTPIDQFIAAKLKQADLTPAAKADRYELIRRATFDLHGLPPTRQQIDDFVNDDSPQAWERLIDRLLESPRYGERWAQHWLDVVRYAESDGYRQDAFRPKASRYRDYVIDSFNNNKPYDQFVREQLAGDEIDPDNPDVLIGTAFLRHGIYEYNQRNARMHWELIVNEMTNVTGEVFLGLGIGCAQCHDHKFDPILQKDYFALQAFLASTCWPTDMPLVDRETREKHDRMQAEWEQATASIREQIDAMLEPTYKSRTNAAVKMFPEDIQQMFAKPREERTTYEQQMVMLVERQVTRKNAEADGKKVFAKKPGELAKFNDLQAQLKAFDHLKPEPLPTGFVATDVGPEPAETILVSRTGKTNVDPAFLTLLGQPAPVIKPTETTTGRRRALADWIAQPDNPLSTRVIVNRIWQHHFGRGIVSTPNDVGMLGEPPSHPELLDWLVQRFLENGWQFKPMHRMIMTSAAYQQTARREATEHEEAVDIENRLLWRFPPTRLDAEQVRDAMLAASGELTHRDGGGSVSGNTPVRSIYVKKIRNTPDPQLGALDAPMGFESAPTRPQTTTPTQALTLVNGEWTLKRAEAMGKRLLAGKDSISATEIDQAYWAVFGRPASDAELNMALEFTQSLVEQESPTPEPTKNENDPYPGETGLRSIQNAFASVNGVSLGSGALWIQPGSRFERLQLKDLPLGSRFTIEAIATLDRIYPDASVSTLISAWNSNNKTPGWSLGVTSAKSGYQPRNLIVQLIGHDAAGAVKYEVVASNLRFPLNKPVYVAAAVNARPSGDGKSAGTVTFYMKDLSDPKAKMQTATIPHSIVGNINNKSLPVLVGGRQGNGHRWDGQVARLAIADNEVPQDRLIVNAAAEGGPVEHLLDFDFSGEDGQMPAPGTAWVTSEAALKKSEPPSKVVAAMRDFCHALFTSNEFLYLH, encoded by the coding sequence ATGAAACACCTGCCCAGCATTCCTTTTTTACTTTTGCTGTTATGCGTGCTAGCGGGTCCTGCCAATGGGACCGACACGGACCGCCAGGCGATCAAGTTCTTTGAGACTTCGATCCGCCCATTATTGGCGAAACACTGCTACGATTGCCACGGCGATGCCGAGCAAGAGGGCGGTCTGCGATTGGACCACATCTCGTTTATCGAAACCGGTGGCGATTCGGGCCCCGCATTGGTTGCTAGCGAACCGGACGAATCGCTGCTGATCGAAGCGATCCGCTACGATTCGGGCCTGGAAATGCCGCCGGATGAGAAGCTGGCTGACGAGGAGATCGAGCTGCTGGAACGCTGGGTCGCGATGGGGGCTCCATGGCCCAAAGAGGCGGCTGCGGCGAGTTCTCGCGACGAGTTCGGATTCACCGAAGAGGATCACAAGTGGTGGGCGGTTCAACCGGTCGCCGATCCCGCGGTTCCGAAGACTGGCGATGCTTGGGCGACCACGCCGATCGATCAGTTTATCGCGGCGAAATTGAAGCAAGCCGATCTGACACCCGCTGCCAAAGCCGATCGATATGAATTGATCCGCCGGGCGACCTTTGATCTGCACGGTTTGCCCCCGACCCGCCAACAGATCGACGATTTTGTCAACGACGATTCGCCTCAGGCTTGGGAGCGGTTGATCGATCGTTTGTTGGAGAGTCCGCGGTACGGCGAACGCTGGGCCCAACATTGGTTGGACGTCGTCCGGTATGCCGAAAGCGATGGCTATCGTCAGGACGCATTCCGGCCCAAAGCGAGCCGCTATCGCGACTACGTCATCGATTCGTTCAACAACAACAAACCATACGACCAATTCGTTCGCGAACAATTGGCTGGCGATGAGATCGATCCCGACAATCCCGATGTCTTGATCGGGACCGCATTCCTGCGGCACGGGATCTACGAATACAACCAACGCAACGCGCGGATGCATTGGGAATTGATCGTCAACGAGATGACCAACGTCACGGGAGAAGTCTTCCTGGGCTTGGGGATCGGTTGTGCCCAGTGTCACGATCACAAGTTTGATCCGATCCTGCAGAAAGACTACTTCGCGTTGCAAGCGTTCCTCGCGTCGACCTGTTGGCCAACCGATATGCCGTTGGTCGATCGTGAGACAAGAGAAAAACACGATCGGATGCAGGCGGAGTGGGAGCAGGCGACGGCGTCGATTCGCGAGCAGATCGATGCGATGCTGGAACCAACGTACAAGAGTCGCACCAACGCCGCTGTCAAAATGTTCCCCGAGGACATTCAGCAGATGTTCGCCAAGCCACGCGAGGAGCGAACCACGTACGAGCAGCAGATGGTGATGCTGGTCGAACGTCAGGTGACGCGGAAAAACGCTGAGGCCGACGGGAAAAAGGTCTTCGCCAAAAAGCCGGGAGAGCTAGCGAAATTCAACGATTTGCAGGCTCAACTGAAGGCCTTCGACCATCTGAAGCCCGAGCCGTTGCCCACGGGGTTTGTTGCGACCGACGTCGGTCCTGAGCCCGCGGAGACGATCTTGGTTTCGCGGACCGGCAAAACGAATGTCGATCCCGCCTTTTTGACTTTGCTGGGGCAACCGGCACCGGTGATCAAACCGACCGAAACGACGACTGGTCGTCGCCGGGCGTTGGCTGATTGGATCGCGCAGCCCGACAATCCGCTGTCGACGCGCGTGATCGTCAACCGAATCTGGCAGCATCACTTTGGTCGCGGTATCGTCTCCACGCCCAACGATGTCGGAATGTTGGGAGAACCGCCGAGCCACCCCGAGTTGTTGGACTGGTTGGTCCAGCGGTTCCTGGAAAACGGTTGGCAGTTCAAACCGATGCACCGAATGATCATGACCAGCGCCGCCTATCAACAGACGGCGCGGCGCGAGGCGACCGAGCATGAAGAAGCTGTCGACATCGAGAACCGATTGCTGTGGCGATTCCCGCCGACGCGATTGGATGCCGAACAGGTCCGCGACGCGATGCTGGCCGCTTCGGGCGAACTGACTCACCGCGATGGTGGCGGATCGGTCAGCGGAAACACTCCCGTGCGAAGCATCTACGTGAAGAAGATTCGCAACACGCCCGATCCTCAATTGGGTGCGTTGGATGCGCCGATGGGATTCGAATCGGCACCGACGCGTCCGCAAACGACGACGCCAACTCAGGCGTTGACTTTGGTGAACGGCGAGTGGACGTTGAAGCGAGCTGAAGCGATGGGCAAGCGTTTGCTGGCCGGAAAGGATTCGATCAGCGCGACGGAGATCGACCAAGCGTATTGGGCTGTGTTTGGCCGCCCCGCGTCCGACGCGGAACTAAACATGGCGTTGGAATTCACGCAGAGTTTGGTTGAGCAGGAATCGCCCACGCCAGAGCCAACCAAAAACGAAAACGATCCGTATCCGGGGGAAACGGGTTTGCGAAGCATTCAAAATGCGTTCGCCAGCGTGAATGGTGTTTCGCTGGGAAGCGGTGCGTTGTGGATCCAACCGGGCAGCCGATTTGAGCGGCTGCAATTGAAGGACCTTCCGCTGGGCAGCCGGTTCACGATCGAAGCGATTGCGACTCTCGACCGGATCTATCCCGATGCGAGCGTCAGCACGTTGATCTCGGCTTGGAATAGCAACAACAAAACGCCGGGCTGGTCGCTGGGAGTCACCAGTGCCAAGTCGGGTTATCAGCCGCGAAATCTGATCGTTCAATTGATCGGTCACGATGCTGCCGGAGCTGTGAAGTACGAAGTCGTTGCTTCGAACCTCCGCTTCCCGCTGAACAAGCCGGTCTATGTTGCTGCGGCCGTCAACGCACGGCCCAGCGGCGACGGCAAGTCGGCTGGAACGGTTACGTTCTACATGAAAGACCTGTCCGATCCCAAAGCGAAGATGCAAACCGCAACGATCCCGCATTCGATCGTTGGGAACATCAACAACAAATCGCTGCCGGTTTTGGTTGGCGGACGTCAAGGGAACGGCCATCGCTGGGACGGGCAAGTCGCACGCCTGGCGATCGCGGATAACGAGGTTCCTCAAGACCGTTTGATCGTCAACGCAGCCGCTGAAGGAGGTCCAGTCGAACATCTGCTGGACTTTGATTTCAGTGGCGAAGACGGCCAGATGCCAGCTCCGGGAACCGCTTGGGTGACCAGCGAAGCTGCGTTGAAGAAGTCGGAACCGCCGTCGAAGGTCGTCGCTGCGATGCGTGACTTCTGCCACGCGTTGTTCACGTCGAACGAGTTCCTGTATCTGCACTGA
- a CDS encoding Rne/Rng family ribonuclease: MKKEMLINVAQPEESRIAILEDGQLEELYTERASADNYVGNIYRGKIVNLEPSIQAAFVDFGVGRNGFLHISDVEPQYFRQGGYDPEEIMRESDELAEQAAKRAREQGRNQRVFKGGRPRVKPPIQDVLKRGDSILVQCIKEGIGTKGPTLSTYISIPGRFLVLMPALARVGVSRKIEDDDDRKRLKKALLELSPPKGLGFIVRTAGAGRTKQDLSRDLAYLLRLWKAIHRRLTESEQPGVIYEESDMIIRTIRDMLTSDIDAIQIDERGAYERAKDFIRLVMPRAAEQLKFYEGTEPLFHHYKLESEIRKIQGRTVPLPKGGSIVIDPTEALVAIDVNSGSHRSDSNAEENALQVNLAAAREIARQLRLRDLGGVIVNDFIDMRKESHRRKVERALHDAMARDRARTKILRTSPFGLVEMTRQRIRPSLKRSVYKDCPCCSGRGVVKTGESMSIEVIRMLALASRNEHIQRITVRVNDEVAAYLNNKKRREIMHMEEAGEMTVQILGSEGLFPEHMEMDCRDKHGESVEVDS; the protein is encoded by the coding sequence ATGAAGAAGGAAATGCTTATCAACGTTGCCCAGCCCGAAGAGAGTCGCATCGCGATTCTCGAGGATGGCCAGCTTGAAGAGCTCTATACCGAGCGTGCAAGTGCCGACAACTATGTTGGCAACATCTATCGAGGCAAGATCGTTAACCTCGAACCTAGCATCCAAGCCGCCTTCGTCGACTTCGGCGTCGGACGCAACGGCTTCCTGCACATCAGCGACGTCGAACCGCAGTACTTTCGACAGGGTGGTTACGACCCCGAAGAGATCATGCGGGAATCGGACGAACTGGCCGAACAAGCGGCCAAGCGAGCCCGCGAACAAGGCCGCAACCAACGCGTCTTCAAAGGGGGCCGACCTCGCGTTAAACCTCCGATCCAAGATGTTCTGAAACGCGGCGACAGCATTCTCGTCCAGTGCATCAAAGAGGGCATCGGCACCAAAGGACCAACCCTTTCGACTTACATCAGCATCCCCGGTCGCTTCCTCGTCTTGATGCCAGCCTTGGCTCGCGTTGGCGTCAGCCGCAAGATCGAAGACGACGACGATCGCAAACGATTGAAGAAAGCTCTGCTGGAACTCAGCCCTCCCAAGGGTCTCGGTTTCATCGTTCGCACCGCCGGTGCCGGACGAACCAAGCAGGACTTGTCGCGCGATCTCGCCTACCTGCTGCGTCTTTGGAAAGCGATCCACCGTCGCTTGACCGAGAGCGAGCAGCCGGGCGTGATCTACGAAGAAAGCGACATGATCATCCGCACGATCCGCGATATGCTGACCAGCGATATCGATGCGATCCAAATCGATGAACGCGGAGCGTACGAACGGGCGAAGGACTTCATCCGCTTGGTGATGCCACGTGCCGCCGAACAGCTGAAGTTCTACGAAGGCACCGAACCGCTGTTCCATCACTACAAGTTGGAATCGGAGATCCGCAAGATCCAAGGCCGCACCGTGCCATTGCCCAAGGGCGGTTCGATCGTGATCGATCCGACCGAAGCTTTGGTTGCGATCGACGTCAACAGCGGCAGCCACCGCAGCGACAGCAACGCCGAAGAGAACGCGTTGCAAGTCAACTTGGCCGCCGCCCGCGAGATCGCTCGCCAATTGCGACTTCGCGATCTTGGGGGCGTGATCGTCAACGACTTCATCGACATGCGGAAGGAGAGCCATCGCCGTAAGGTCGAACGCGCTCTGCACGATGCGATGGCTCGCGATCGGGCTCGCACCAAGATCTTGCGAACCAGCCCCTTCGGTCTGGTCGAAATGACTCGTCAACGAATTCGTCCAAGCCTAAAGCGCAGCGTCTACAAAGACTGCCCGTGCTGCAGCGGCCGCGGTGTGGTCAAGACTGGCGAGAGCATGTCGATCGAAGTCATCCGGATGCTGGCACTGGCGTCGCGAAACGAGCACATTCAACGGATCACCGTCCGCGTGAACGATGAAGTCGCAGCGTATCTGAACAACAAGAAACGTCGCGAGATCATGCACATGGAAGAAGCCGGCGAGATGACGGTTCAGATCCTTGGCAGCGAGGGCTTGTTCCCCGAGCACATGGAAATGGACTGCCGCGACAAACACGGCGAATCGGTCGAAGTCGACAGCTGA
- a CDS encoding IS630 family transposase (programmed frameshift), with protein MKKYIVRLSDTEREELKAIVKKLKGSSQKVRRALILLKADTEGPGWTDAKIAEALACRIQTVENLRKRLVTEGFDTALHGKPRLSAPREKTLDGKQEAKVIALRLGKPPKGFASWSLRLLADHVVELGIVDSISYETVRQTLKKTGMTNRKIQYWVIPPDADSEFVACMEEVLDTYEEPYDSDYPVVCMDEQPVQLHKETRTPIPATRNHARRVDYEYERCGTASVFMFTEPLAGWREVAVRPKRTKVDWAIEMEALLTTRYKKAKKIILVCDNLNTHTKGAFYEAFKPEKARALVRRIEFRYTPKHGSWLNAAENELSSMTRQCINGRRFATIAPLRKETQAWSSHSNRRQRGVDWQFQVKDARTKLKSLYPKIKA; from the exons ATTAAGAAGTATATCGTTCGGCTTTCGGATACAGAACGGGAAGAACTGAAGGCGATTGTAAAGAAGCTGAAAGGCTCCTCGCAGAAGGTACGGCGGGCGCTGATCCTTCTCAAAGCTGACACGGAAGGACCTGGCTGGACCGACGCCAAAATCGCGGAAGCTTTGGCGTGTCGGATTCAGACCGTGGAGAATCTTCGCAAACGTTTGGTGACCGAAGGGTTCGATACGGCGCTGCACGGGAAACCGCGTTTGAGCGCCCCGCGAGAGAAGACGCTTGACGGAAAGCAAGAAGCGAAAGTGATCGCCTTGCGGTTGGGGAAACCTCCCAAAGGGTTCGCGAGTTGGTCGCTGCGTCTGTTGGCAGACCACGTGGTAGAACTGGGGATCGTGGACTCGATCAGCTACGAAACCGTTCGCCAAACGCTTAAAAAAACGG GCATGACCAATCGCAAGATCCAGTATTGGGTGATTCCACCCGACGCCGACTCCGAATTTGTAGCGTGCATGGAAGAAGTCCTAGATACCTACGAAGAACCGTATGATTCGGACTATCCCGTGGTGTGCATGGACGAACAGCCGGTCCAGCTTCACAAAGAGACGCGAACGCCGATCCCGGCGACCCGCAATCATGCTCGACGCGTCGATTACGAGTATGAACGGTGCGGAACCGCCAGCGTGTTCATGTTCACCGAGCCGCTGGCCGGATGGAGAGAAGTCGCCGTGCGTCCAAAGCGAACCAAGGTCGATTGGGCCATCGAAATGGAGGCACTGCTAACGACACGCTACAAAAAGGCGAAGAAGATCATCCTGGTATGTGACAATCTCAATACCCACACCAAAGGCGCCTTCTACGAGGCCTTTAAGCCAGAAAAAGCCCGTGCCTTGGTTCGTCGCATCGAGTTCCGTTACACACCCAAGCATGGAAGTTGGCTCAACGCGGCTGAGAACGAACTCAGTTCAATGACGCGGCAGTGTATCAACGGTCGTCGATTCGCGACGATTGCGCCGCTGAGAAAGGAAACACAGGCGTGGTCCTCACACTCAAACAGAAGACAGCGTGGCGTTGACTGGCAATTCCAAGTCAAAGATGCGAGAACAAAACTAAAATCCCTCTACCCCAAAATCAAAGCCTGA
- a CDS encoding DUF1559 domain-containing protein, translating into MQTRRNKNGFTLVELLVVIAIIGILVGLLLPAVQAAREAARRMQCSNNLKQLGLALHNYESTYKKFPAGRFSLGGLNSSSPASPYLPDPLAKNGQGLTSLLPFMEQQPLYDQFNHSCAYGDYIRPGGAPLTTPNAVDSGNAALSEILVTSFRCPSDGGAETIELSGYYSPDRGAGVAAQKTNYDFLMPASTLNSYNYHRGVSISTRYLFGENSYTPISGIQDGTSNTLAMGELTLETFNGDTSAWSYAGWLSVGIDPVGAFNSTFPARGLNVWNYGNNSSPLNNKRGRRASWYSVASLHPGGCMFVLADGSVRYISETIDTTNLTNLSRMADGQVIDADF; encoded by the coding sequence ATGCAAACACGAAGAAACAAAAATGGATTCACGCTGGTCGAACTACTGGTCGTGATCGCCATCATCGGAATTCTCGTCGGGCTATTGCTACCTGCAGTTCAAGCCGCACGCGAGGCAGCACGCCGCATGCAGTGCAGCAACAACCTGAAGCAGTTGGGCCTGGCCTTACACAATTACGAAAGCACCTACAAGAAGTTTCCTGCGGGGAGATTCAGTTTAGGAGGTTTGAACTCGTCCAGCCCCGCATCGCCATATCTGCCCGATCCTTTGGCGAAGAACGGGCAGGGCTTAACCTCGCTCCTGCCGTTCATGGAACAACAACCTCTCTACGACCAATTCAATCACTCTTGCGCGTATGGCGACTACATCCGGCCAGGCGGTGCTCCACTGACGACTCCCAACGCGGTCGACTCTGGAAACGCAGCGCTATCGGAAATACTGGTCACCAGTTTCCGTTGCCCGTCGGACGGTGGAGCCGAAACCATCGAGCTCAGCGGATATTACAGTCCCGATCGCGGAGCCGGCGTCGCGGCGCAAAAAACCAACTATGATTTCTTGATGCCCGCAAGCACGCTGAACAGTTACAACTACCACCGCGGTGTCTCGATCAGCACACGTTATCTGTTTGGTGAAAACAGCTACACACCGATCAGCGGAATCCAAGATGGCACAAGCAACACCCTGGCGATGGGTGAACTGACGCTGGAAACCTTCAATGGTGACACCTCGGCCTGGTCTTACGCTGGTTGGCTGTCGGTCGGAATCGATCCCGTCGGTGCGTTTAACAGCACCTTTCCCGCGCGTGGACTGAACGTCTGGAACTACGGCAACAATTCGAGCCCGTTAAACAACAAACGAGGCCGACGTGCATCTTGGTATAGCGTCGCAAGCTTGCACCCAGGCGGATGCATGTTTGTCCTCGCCGATGGTTCGGTTCGCTACATCTCTGAAACCATCGACACAACCAACCTGACCAACCTGAGCCGGATGGCGGATGGCCAAGTGATCGACGCAGACTTTTAA
- a CDS encoding carboxypeptidase-like regulatory domain-containing protein, with amino-acid sequence MQKLQLSLFVLSYLLCVGCGGDGVNRVAINGQLQLDDGPIANASVQFIPEAGTTGDGALGMSDSDGKFSVISSRDGDGGLPPGNYRVRISQMVDGNGTVLPADATQAESPDSREGIPAPYSTLDSPLQVTISEDGGDVVIALPSESKKK; translated from the coding sequence GTGCAAAAACTGCAACTAAGTCTATTCGTGCTCAGCTATCTCCTCTGCGTCGGCTGTGGTGGAGATGGCGTCAACCGCGTCGCGATCAACGGCCAATTGCAATTGGACGATGGCCCGATCGCCAACGCTTCGGTGCAATTCATTCCGGAAGCGGGAACGACGGGCGACGGCGCCTTGGGGATGTCCGATTCCGATGGGAAGTTCTCCGTCATTAGTTCTCGCGACGGCGACGGTGGCTTGCCTCCCGGGAACTACCGGGTTCGCATCAGCCAAATGGTCGACGGGAACGGCACGGTGCTACCAGCCGATGCAACGCAAGCGGAGTCCCCCGATTCACGCGAGGGAATTCCAGCTCCCTATTCGACCCTCGACTCGCCGTTGCAGGTAACCATCTCTGAAGACGGCGGGGATGTTGTAATTGCCTTGCCTTCGGAGTCGAAGAAGAAGTGA
- a CDS encoding Gfo/Idh/MocA family protein, whose protein sequence is MNTTRRSLLTTTAAAAGVLAFPHVAGAAEPAKIRVGQIGTKHAHASGKLAAMRKLSDLYDVVGVVEPDAKRRQAIANTEAYRGIRFLTAEELLSDQGVAAVAVETSVDTLVPTAIQCLQAGKHIHLDKPAGSSMSACRAMHAEADRRGLTIQMGYMLRYNPAFEMLFQVVQDGWLGPITEISGMMGKMASDPLRKSLAAYPGGGMFELACHLIDAVVTVLGKPDRVTAHNRQTFPEKDSFVDNQLAVFDYPAAIATIRCNHLDPLGGPRRGFEVAGQQGAFQINPLEPPAVRLGLDRARGSFAKGFQDVKQERSSGRYDDEFRDLAKVIRGEKALRWDASHDLAVHEAVLLASGLPLN, encoded by the coding sequence ATGAATACGACTCGACGAAGTTTGCTCACGACGACCGCTGCCGCAGCGGGTGTCCTTGCGTTTCCGCATGTCGCCGGTGCCGCGGAGCCCGCTAAGATTCGAGTCGGCCAGATCGGCACGAAGCACGCTCACGCATCGGGCAAGCTGGCTGCGATGCGGAAATTGAGCGACCTGTACGATGTTGTGGGCGTTGTCGAACCCGATGCAAAACGTCGGCAAGCGATCGCAAATACCGAAGCCTATCGCGGGATCCGGTTCCTGACCGCCGAAGAGTTGTTGAGCGATCAAGGCGTTGCCGCGGTGGCGGTCGAGACGTCGGTCGACACTTTGGTGCCGACGGCGATTCAATGTCTGCAGGCGGGAAAACACATCCATCTCGACAAGCCAGCTGGTTCGTCGATGTCGGCTTGCCGCGCGATGCATGCCGAAGCCGATCGTCGCGGGCTGACGATTCAGATGGGCTACATGCTGCGATACAACCCCGCCTTCGAGATGCTGTTTCAGGTGGTCCAAGACGGTTGGCTGGGACCGATCACCGAGATCAGCGGAATGATGGGCAAGATGGCGAGCGATCCGCTGCGGAAGAGCTTGGCGGCCTATCCCGGCGGCGGGATGTTTGAACTGGCTTGCCATCTGATCGATGCGGTGGTCACGGTTCTTGGAAAGCCCGACCGCGTGACGGCTCACAATCGCCAAACCTTCCCCGAGAAAGACAGCTTCGTCGACAATCAGTTAGCCGTCTTCGATTACCCGGCGGCGATCGCCACGATCCGCTGCAACCACCTGGATCCACTGGGCGGTCCGCGGCGCGGATTTGAAGTCGCGGGTCAGCAGGGAGCGTTTCAGATCAATCCGTTGGAACCGCCCGCGGTCCGCTTGGGGCTGGACCGCGCGAGAGGTTCGTTTGCCAAGGGCTTCCAGGATGTGAAGCAGGAACGGAGCAGCGGCCGTTACGACGACGAGTTCCGCGATTTGGCCAAGGTGATCCGCGGCGAAAAGGCCCTGCGATGGGATGCATCGCACGACCTGGCGGTTCATGAAGCGGTGCTATTGGCCAGCGGGTTGCCGTTGAATTGA
- a CDS encoding alpha/beta hydrolase, producing MSALEQKIGPLQCVVIDGGEAPTIPVVLCHGFGAPGDDLVPLGQYLLEMLGDDADKFRFVFPTAPISLADQGMPGGRAWWPLNMQRLMELFQTNDFSELRRQEPPGIDEARQMLTETIEAVAGDFDKDAPLVIGGFSQGAMVSLDVALRGLKDPPAGLIQWSGTLICEAQWKAVAADRLKSVDALQSHGHSDFVLPMIGAQWLSELLDESSANFEFIQFDGPHTIPMESLQATAELLRRVAANAS from the coding sequence ATGTCAGCTCTTGAACAAAAAATCGGTCCGCTGCAGTGCGTCGTGATCGATGGTGGCGAAGCCCCAACCATTCCCGTCGTCTTGTGCCATGGTTTTGGAGCCCCCGGCGACGACCTGGTCCCGCTGGGACAATACCTGCTGGAAATGCTGGGCGATGACGCCGACAAATTCCGTTTTGTCTTCCCGACCGCTCCGATCTCGCTAGCCGATCAAGGGATGCCCGGCGGCCGAGCCTGGTGGCCGCTGAACATGCAGCGATTGATGGAGCTGTTCCAAACGAACGACTTCAGCGAACTGCGACGCCAAGAACCGCCGGGGATCGACGAAGCGCGTCAGATGCTGACCGAAACAATCGAAGCGGTCGCCGGCGACTTCGACAAGGACGCTCCCTTGGTGATCGGCGGATTTTCGCAAGGCGCAATGGTCTCCCTGGACGTCGCGCTTCGCGGCCTGAAAGATCCGCCCGCCGGCCTGATCCAGTGGTCGGGGACTCTGATCTGCGAAGCCCAATGGAAAGCTGTCGCGGCCGATCGACTGAAATCGGTCGACGCGCTGCAGAGCCACGGGCACAGCGATTTTGTGCTGCCGATGATCGGAGCTCAGTGGCTCAGCGAATTGCTCGACGAATCGTCAGCAAATTTTGAGTTCATTCAATTCGATGGACCGCACACGATCCCGATGGAATCGCTGCAAGCGACCGCCGAACTGCTGCGACGTGTCGCCGCCAACGCGAGCTAG
- the ltrA gene encoding group II intron reverse transcriptase/maturase, whose amino-acid sequence MKRTYYSLYDRLLDRRALARAFEKVRRAKGAPGIDGQAIDAFEADLLGELTRLVSELRSKTYRPSAVRRVSIPKPEGGQRHLGIPTVRDRVVQQALLDILQPIFDPDFHPSSYGYRPGRSCQQAVAKATMFIRRYGLDQVVDMDLSKCFDRLDHGLILSSIRRRVTDGSILNLIKMFLTSGVMNEGVWEATELGSPQGGVVSPLIANIYLDAFDQEMMRRGYRIVRYADDILILCRSKRSAAHAMSVAVEILEGDLKLTVNRDKTHLTSACEGVKFLGVVIGSMHTRIAAEKVAAFKAKVKVITRKNSPVNLEKVIADLNPVLRGWGSYFRMANCKGLYRELASALSGFDFGVEGF is encoded by the coding sequence ATGAAGCGAACCTACTACAGCCTCTACGACCGACTGCTTGATCGCCGAGCTTTGGCTCGCGCGTTCGAGAAAGTCCGACGTGCCAAGGGTGCACCTGGCATCGACGGGCAAGCGATCGATGCGTTTGAAGCTGATTTACTGGGGGAGCTGACGCGGTTGGTGAGCGAACTGCGGAGCAAGACTTACCGGCCCAGTGCGGTCCGCCGAGTTTCGATTCCGAAACCGGAAGGCGGCCAGCGGCATCTTGGCATCCCAACAGTTCGCGACCGAGTCGTCCAGCAAGCGTTGCTGGACATCCTGCAGCCGATCTTTGATCCTGACTTTCATCCATCAAGCTACGGTTACCGACCGGGCCGCAGTTGCCAACAGGCAGTCGCCAAAGCAACGATGTTCATCCGGCGATATGGTCTCGACCAAGTCGTCGATATGGATCTCTCGAAATGCTTTGACCGGTTGGATCACGGCTTGATTCTCTCGTCGATCCGTCGTCGGGTGACCGATGGCAGCATTTTGAATCTGATCAAAATGTTTTTGACCAGCGGAGTGATGAACGAAGGTGTCTGGGAGGCGACGGAGCTTGGCAGCCCGCAAGGCGGTGTTGTCAGTCCCCTGATCGCCAATATTTACCTGGATGCTTTCGACCAGGAGATGATGCGTCGTGGTTACCGAATCGTTCGGTACGCCGACGACATTCTGATCCTGTGTCGGAGCAAGCGCTCGGCGGCTCATGCGATGAGCGTTGCAGTGGAGATTCTGGAAGGTGATTTGAAGTTGACCGTCAATCGCGATAAGACGCACCTGACTTCAGCCTGTGAGGGTGTGAAGTTCTTGGGCGTCGTGATCGGCAGCATGCACACCCGCATTGCTGCCGAGAAAGTCGCGGCCTTCAAGGCGAAGGTCAAAGTGATCACTCGCAAGAACAGCCCGGTGAACTTGGAGAAGGTCATTGCTGACCTGAATCCGGTGCTTCGCGGCTGGGGCAGCTACTTCCGGATGGCGAACTGCAAAGGTCTGTATCGCGAGTTGGCTAGTGCTTTGTCAGGCTTTGATTTTGGGGTAGAGGGATTTTAG
- a CDS encoding SelT/SelW/SelH family protein, producing MKNRIVIRYCTGCRWLLRAAWMGQELLTTFEAELDEVALAPTDGGRFVIELNGDMIWDRHRDHGFPEIKVLKQLVRDRVAQGRDLGHLDRVNPDPLPKSPDNH from the coding sequence ATGAAAAATCGTATCGTAATCCGCTACTGCACCGGCTGTCGGTGGCTATTAAGAGCCGCCTGGATGGGCCAAGAACTACTGACAACCTTTGAAGCCGAATTGGACGAAGTCGCCCTGGCGCCGACCGATGGAGGCCGCTTCGTGATCGAGCTTAATGGCGATATGATCTGGGATCGCCACCGAGATCACGGTTTTCCCGAGATCAAAGTGCTCAAACAGTTGGTCCGCGACCGCGTTGCCCAGGGGCGTGACCTGGGCCATCTGGACCGCGTCAATCCCGATCCCTTGCCCAAATCCCCAGATAATCATTGA